Proteins encoded together in one Dermacentor variabilis isolate Ectoservices chromosome 2, ASM5094787v1, whole genome shotgun sequence window:
- the LOC142570392 gene encoding uncharacterized protein LOC142570392 — protein sequence MQSTGQLGQMESFDVTASDWTAYKERLTSFLIVNKVPDSDKVHAFLSIIGPRTYGLLKSLTAPDLPSAKSFEQLKSILDAHLAPVPSVIGERAKFYRRAQHEGEPLPEYVAELRKLSQTCQFGASLDEALRDRFVCGLLREDVQRVLFTEGDTLTFSRAVDRALAMEAARKNVAETRVVEALATQLHKVEDDSREAHADLYEVQTRAVFEERTHSKSLSEQQQAMS from the exons ATGCAGTCGACTGGACAGCTTGGCCAGATGGAGTCATTTGATGTTACCGCAAGTGACTGGACGGCATACAAGGAGAGGTTGACATCTTTTCTGATTGTCAACAAGGTTCCTGACAGCGACAAGGTGCACGCATTCCTCAGCATCATCGGCCCGCGAACGTATGGGCTGCTGAAGTCGTTGACTGCGCCTGACCTGCCGTCGGCTAAAAGTTTCGAACAGCTGAAGAGCATCTTGGACGCCCACCTGGCCCCAGTGCCGTCCGTAATCGGCGAACGAGCCAAGTTTTACCGTAGAGCACAGCATGAAGGTGAGCCCCTGCCGGAATATGTTGCCGAACTTCGCAAGTTGTCTCAGACCTGCCAGTTTGGAGCCAGTTTAGACGAAGCGCTGCGGGATCGTTTCGTGTGCGGACTGCTCCGTGAGGACGTGCAGCGAGTACTTTTTACCGAGGGCGACACGTTGACGTTCTCGAGAGCAGTGGACCGCGCTCTGGCCATGGAAGCAGCCCGGAAGAATGTCGCCGAGACTCGAGTCGTGGAAGCATTGGCCACACAGCTGCACAAAGTTGAAGACGATAGTAGAGAGGCACATGCTGATCTGTACGAGGTGCAAACGAGAGCTG TGTTCGAAGAAAGGACACATTCAAAGAGCCTGTCGGAGCAGCAACAGGCAATGTCATGA